In a genomic window of Cynocephalus volans isolate mCynVol1 chromosome 1, mCynVol1.pri, whole genome shotgun sequence:
- the LOC134391072 gene encoding large ribosomal subunit protein eL31-like yields the protein MAPAKKGGEKKKGRSAINEVVTREYTINIHKRIHGVGFKKRAPRALKEIRKFAMKEMGTPDVRIDTRLNKAVWAKGIRNVPYRIRVRLSRKRNEDEHSPNKLYTLITYVPVTTFKNLQTVNVDEN from the coding sequence ATGGCTCCTGCAAAGAAGGGCGGCGAGAAGAAGAAGGGCCGTTCTGCCATCAACGAGGTGGTGACCCGAGAATACACCATCAACATTCACAAGCGTATCCATGGAGTGGGTTTCAAGAAGCGTGCTCCTCGGGCACTGAAAGAGATCCGGAAATTTGCCATGAAGGAGATGGGGACTCCAGATGTGCGCATTGATACCAGGCTCAACAAAGCTGTCTGGGCTAAAGGAATAAGGAATGTCCCATACCGTATCCGTGTGCGGTTGTCCAGAAAACGTAACGAGGATGAACATTCACCAAACAAGCTCTATACTTTGATTACTTATGTACCTGTTACCACCTTCAAAAATCTGCAGACGGTCAATGTGGATGAGAACTAA